In the Burkholderia glumae LMG 2196 = ATCC 33617 genome, one interval contains:
- a CDS encoding XdhC family protein, whose protein sequence is MDSVDLDVLRTSARWLAAGRHVLLATVVRTWGSSPRPVGALLALRDDGRAVGSVSGGCIEDDLIARVRAAGIAPDARPETIRYGVSADEAHRFGLPCGGTLELVLEPLSAASGIAALCEAIDAGRLVARTLTLASGAATLEHDVPAADGVSFDGARLRTVHGPRYRMLVIGAGQLSRYLCEIATGLDYQVTVCDPREEQPGAWNVPGTRLVRTMPDDTVLAMRLDARSCVIALTHDPKLDDLALMEALKTPAFYVGALGSRRNNAARRERLAEFDLDAAQLARLHGPAGLHIGSRTPPEIALSILAEVTALKNGVAIAHAMNVAVAKAGASG, encoded by the coding sequence ATGGACAGCGTCGATCTCGACGTGCTGCGCACCAGCGCGCGCTGGCTGGCGGCCGGGCGGCACGTGCTGCTGGCCACCGTGGTGCGCACCTGGGGATCGTCGCCGCGGCCGGTGGGGGCGCTGCTCGCGCTGCGCGACGACGGGCGCGCGGTCGGCTCGGTATCGGGCGGCTGCATCGAGGACGACCTGATCGCGCGCGTGCGCGCGGCCGGCATCGCGCCGGACGCGCGGCCCGAGACGATCCGCTACGGCGTCAGCGCCGACGAGGCGCACCGCTTCGGCCTGCCGTGCGGCGGCACGCTCGAGCTGGTGCTCGAGCCGCTCAGCGCCGCGAGCGGCATCGCGGCGCTGTGCGAGGCGATCGATGCGGGGCGTCTGGTGGCGCGCACGCTCACGCTCGCCAGCGGGGCGGCCACGCTCGAGCATGACGTGCCGGCGGCCGACGGCGTCAGCTTCGACGGCGCGCGCCTGCGCACCGTGCACGGCCCGCGCTACCGGATGCTGGTGATCGGCGCCGGGCAACTGTCGCGCTACCTGTGCGAGATCGCGACCGGGCTCGACTATCAGGTGACGGTGTGCGACCCGCGCGAGGAGCAGCCCGGCGCCTGGAACGTGCCGGGCACGCGCCTGGTGCGCACCATGCCCGACGACACGGTGCTGGCGATGCGGCTCGACGCGCGCTCGTGCGTGATCGCGCTTACCCACGACCCGAAGCTCGACGACCTCGCGCTGATGGAAGCGTTGAAGACGCCCGCGTTCTACGTCGGTGCGCTCGGCTCGCGGCGCAACAATGCCGCGCGCCGCGAGCGGCTGGCCGAGTTCGATCTCGACGCGGCGCAGCTCGCGCGGCTGCACGGCCCGGCCGGGCTGCACATCGGCAGCCGCACGCCGCCCGAGATCGCGCTGTCGATCCTCGCCGAGGTCACGGCGCTCAAGAACGG